From Homalodisca vitripennis isolate AUS2020 chromosome 1, UT_GWSS_2.1, whole genome shotgun sequence, the proteins below share one genomic window:
- the LOC124365418 gene encoding BSD domain-containing protein 1-like, protein MAMENEDGGGGGSWWGSWMNAAKAKSAEVYEFVKHDLDELSSAVKTEACAVLSSTSNAVKETLQLDKPESTANTVKRSVSSFFDQMGSALSPPPEDGDEEAIIIQGSDPVFLNRLQTRIYTLASEPRTFTEDISPEQMSQFEAWLSVLEEDKMTTYKLTNHLTSCPALQENYTALVPHQVSHAQFWQRYLFRKGLIEDEEAARERKEEREKQVAEAFQWDKVDKLSDQIEISEEEQIRLLAEYEAERKQLKERKREEKDADSSVLIEREKKDMVIVSTSATTSVSTASTTDKESNDDDWEREFDLEEADIGDDKK, encoded by the exons GAATGAGGATGGAGGTGGTGGAGGTAGTTGGTGGGGATCTTGGATGAATGCTGCTAAAGCAAAG TCTGCGGAAGTGTATGAGTTTGTGAAGCATGACTTAGACGAGTTGTCCTCGGCTGTTAAAACTGAAGCTTGTGCTGTTCTCAGTTCCACATCCAATGCTGTCAAAGAAACTCTTCag CTTGACAAACCAGAGTCAACAGCAAACACAGTGAAGCGCTCAGTGTCTTCATTCTTCGACCAGATGGGCAGTGCTCTCAGCCCTCCACCAGAAGATGGGGATGAAGAGGCGATTATTATTCAAGGCAGCGATCCGGTATTCCTGAACAGACTTCAG ACGAGAATATATACACTAGCCAGTGAGCCTAGGACCTTCACTGAGGACATTTCTCCGGAGCAGATGAGTCAGTTTGAGGCTTGGCTGAGTGTCCTGGAGGAGGACAAAATGACCACTTACAAACTGACAAACCATCTAACGTCTTGTCCAGCTCTGCAGGAGAACTACACAGCATTGGTCCCCCATCAG GTGTCACATGCTCAATTTTGGCAACGCTACTTGTTCCGCAAAGGTTTGATTGAAGACGAAGAAGCAGCGAGAGAACGAAAAGAAGAGCGGGAGAAACAAGTAGCAGAAGCGTTTCAGTGGGATAAAG TGGACAAGTTGAGTGACCAAATAGAGATATCAGAAGAGGAACAGATCAGACTCCTGGCAGAGTATGAGGCTGAGCGAAAACAGTTGAAGGAAAGAAAGCGTGAAGAGAAGGATGCGGACAGTTCAGTGTTAATAGAACGTGAGAAGAAGGACATGGTTATCGTATCAACCAGTGCAACCACTTCTGTCTCTACAGCCTCCACCACAGACAAAG AGAGCAACGATGATGACTGGGAGAGAGAGTTTGACCTCGAAGAGGCAGACATTGGAGACGACAAAAAGTGA